From Desulfuribacillus stibiiarsenatis, a single genomic window includes:
- a CDS encoding BREX system ATP-binding domain-containing protein, protein MTNELIILIIWVIEPKFGRNYNMDAKLMIHSLKNGIVPKSSVDSILVSREAEIIELQRNLDLVAEGNGSMKFISGDYGVGKSFLLQHVHNMATRQNFIVSRLQLNHSFTLNKWDELYYQFMHNLSIESVTITEKGFEEIFNQWIKKLQSYEDSTLASKEIYEVTQVISQYHGDFARVFISFIRAKIQKDIELMDATSSWIKGEKNMPQSLKTKFGIKGHVDRNNALDFLKAFIKLSTLLGYQGIILLIDELETALHVRSDIRQVIYENLRFLFDSCISGEIHNCMFLLVGTNELLQNSERGIPTYEPLAQRLRITASSLNNGFTDVQPVIHLKSMQPEDLTTLTAKILVIYEEANDWKSPFHYETIRNWVLFSCREGNELKFPMNIRVYIQKLIDILDILAQGKELPLLRVPLQLVHFNGRYSFVNKKSEVTN, encoded by the coding sequence ATGACAAATGAGCTAATTATCCTTATAATATGGGTAATAGAGCCTAAATTCGGAAGGAATTACAATATGGATGCTAAGTTGATGATACATTCATTAAAAAACGGAATCGTTCCTAAATCTTCAGTCGATTCGATTCTAGTAAGTAGAGAAGCTGAAATCATAGAATTGCAGCGGAATCTAGATTTAGTAGCCGAAGGTAATGGTTCAATGAAATTTATATCCGGCGATTATGGGGTTGGTAAATCGTTCTTACTTCAACATGTTCACAACATGGCTACGAGGCAGAACTTTATTGTATCACGACTTCAGTTGAATCATAGCTTTACCCTCAACAAATGGGACGAGCTCTATTATCAATTCATGCATAATCTTTCGATCGAGTCAGTTACGATTACCGAGAAGGGCTTTGAAGAGATTTTCAATCAATGGATTAAAAAACTGCAATCCTATGAAGATAGCACTTTAGCTTCGAAGGAAATTTACGAGGTTACACAGGTCATCAGTCAGTATCATGGAGACTTTGCTAGGGTGTTCATTTCCTTTATCCGTGCTAAGATTCAAAAAGATATCGAACTGATGGATGCTACTTCCTCCTGGATAAAAGGCGAAAAAAATATGCCTCAGTCGTTAAAAACGAAATTTGGCATAAAAGGACATGTAGACCGGAACAACGCTTTAGATTTTCTCAAAGCGTTTATTAAACTATCTACACTCTTAGGTTATCAAGGGATAATTCTGTTAATTGATGAGCTAGAAACAGCACTTCATGTTCGTTCGGATATCCGTCAGGTAATCTATGAGAATCTACGTTTTCTTTTTGATAGTTGTATCTCTGGCGAAATCCACAATTGCATGTTCTTACTTGTAGGTACGAACGAGCTGCTTCAAAACAGTGAACGCGGTATCCCAACCTATGAGCCATTAGCACAGCGGTTACGTATTACTGCTTCCTCTCTAAACAATGGTTTCACTGATGTGCAGCCTGTCATACATTTGAAGTCCATGCAGCCCGAAGACCTTACAACCCTGACTGCTAAAATTCTTGTAATCTACGAAGAAGCGAATGACTGGAAATCTCCCTTTCATTATGAAACGATTCGTAACTGGGTGCTATTCTCTTGCCGTGAAGGCAATGAGCTAAAGTTCCCTATGAACATTCGAGTGTACATCCAAAAGTTAATCGACATTCTCGATATCCTCGCACAAGGCAAAGAACTCCCATTATTACGAGTACCGTTGCAACTAGTTCACTTCAATGGGAGATACTCATTCGTTAATAAAAAATCTGAGGTGACAAATTAG
- a CDS encoding RDD family protein: MEDKIRKEVEGRVEDRKDEQLDKSSDENLDAGSDDQSEGYRYGKMYHRGAAYLLDLVLVGVVAMVVNAGLFLVTGKPIVAEELYSLGTSYDETTSFEAIFLLLNALYFVLMPTTSFQATFGKHLFGMKIIDLQGEPLTLGRSLGRYVGTMLSALIFYIGFLMIGLTKNKRGLHDMLAKTYVVYRK, encoded by the coding sequence ATGGAAGATAAAATCAGGAAAGAAGTAGAAGGTAGAGTTGAAGATAGAAAAGATGAACAGTTGGATAAGAGCTCAGATGAAAACTTGGATGCAGGCTCAGATGATCAATCAGAAGGGTATCGCTATGGGAAAATGTATCATCGAGGTGCAGCCTATTTACTAGATTTAGTTCTAGTAGGAGTCGTAGCAATGGTGGTGAATGCTGGATTGTTCTTGGTCACAGGGAAGCCGATTGTTGCGGAAGAACTATACTCGTTAGGAACGAGCTACGATGAGACTACGTCTTTTGAAGCAATCTTCCTACTTCTTAACGCATTGTATTTCGTGTTAATGCCTACTACTTCTTTTCAAGCGACATTTGGCAAGCACCTCTTTGGCATGAAGATTATTGATTTACAAGGAGAGCCGTTGACGCTCGGGAGATCCTTAGGGAGATATGTAGGGACGATGCTATCAGCGCTTATCTTTTATATTGGGTTTTTGATGATTGGCCTTACCAAGAATAAGCGGGGGCTACACGATATGTTAGCTAAGACATATGTCGTGTACCGCAAGTAG
- a CDS encoding flagellar protein FlaG produces the protein MNLQASNSIMRPMVKMPDKPFMEIKTPRQDQLEKQHNVSNESVKSVVRKSTEEVYNSMKKLVENTDYSVNYKIDEYSGMSQVSINMKNSGKEVASLPPDIATIIADRATKTTIGVMLDFYA, from the coding sequence ATGAATCTACAAGCATCGAATAGTATTATGAGACCTATGGTCAAAATGCCAGATAAACCCTTCATGGAAATTAAAACTCCTAGGCAAGATCAGTTGGAAAAACAGCACAATGTTTCCAATGAGAGTGTGAAATCTGTGGTGAGAAAATCCACGGAAGAAGTATATAACAGCATGAAAAAGTTAGTAGAGAATACGGACTACTCTGTCAATTATAAAATAGACGAATATTCTGGAATGAGCCAGGTATCGATTAATATGAAGAATTCAGGGAAAGAGGTAGCAAGTCTACCACCTGATATTGCAACAATCATCGCAGACCGTGCGACGAAGACGACAATCGGTGTCATGCTAGACTTCTACGCATAA
- a CDS encoding STAS domain-containing protein, producing the protein MEISRIDQDTVIVRPLDHAITLYNAETFKDALLQVMDEGTPSVIIDLQHVTNIDSTGLGKILVFNKRLKEQERSLRLINVNHAQIKTLFSVIRLYEIIEIEGM; encoded by the coding sequence ATGGAGATTAGTAGAATCGATCAAGATACTGTGATCGTAAGGCCGTTGGATCATGCGATTACACTGTATAATGCAGAAACTTTTAAAGACGCATTATTGCAAGTGATGGATGAAGGGACGCCATCAGTGATTATAGATTTACAACACGTGACGAACATTGATAGCACGGGCCTAGGGAAAATACTAGTTTTTAACAAAAGGCTTAAGGAACAAGAGCGTAGCCTACGTCTGATTAATGTTAATCATGCACAAATTAAGACGCTATTTTCTGTGATTCGCTTATATGAGATTATAGAGATTGAAGGTATGTAG
- a CDS encoding cation:proton antiporter regulatory subunit, with product MQVRMADLPGIGKKISISTVEGNKVTIIIHHTGKRELYFFNDADEDEADYCVSLTADETRELGAQLLGATYQPVCIDQMKVFQKQLIMEWITLKAKSPIVNKPICDSRIRTLTGVSIVAIQRGEQMIVSPDPTEMLFVGDTVMAAGKTEQMAAFELLCSGEEK from the coding sequence ATGCAAGTGAGAATGGCAGACCTACCTGGAATAGGCAAGAAAATTTCAATTTCAACAGTGGAAGGCAATAAGGTTACCATTATAATCCATCATACAGGAAAAAGAGAATTATACTTTTTCAACGATGCAGATGAAGACGAAGCAGATTATTGCGTAAGTTTAACGGCCGATGAAACGCGCGAGCTTGGTGCACAGTTGTTAGGTGCTACTTATCAGCCAGTTTGTATTGACCAAATGAAAGTATTCCAAAAGCAATTAATCATGGAATGGATTACATTAAAAGCTAAATCGCCTATCGTGAATAAACCGATTTGTGATTCTCGAATCCGTACCCTCACAGGTGTGTCAATTGTTGCGATTCAACGAGGAGAACAAATGATTGTCAGTCCAGACCCAACTGAGATGCTGTTTGTAGGAGATACAGTGATGGCTGCAGGTAAGACAGAACAAATGGCCGCATTTGAATTACTGTGCAGTGGAGAGGAGAAATAA
- a CDS encoding cation:proton antiporter has protein sequence MDVNLPVLLSAGLILLLLFFVGYIGMKIRIPGVILYIILGIILGGFLSDNKLLYVSGEIGIVLLFFMLGMEFPLSRLVGIAKRVAPAGFLDVFLNLGITMLICYFFGLDWLTSFLIGSVVYATSSSITAKLLESSKRMANTESEFMLGLLIFEDLVAPIAVAVLVGLTAGTSLSGFDFAIIFVKIIGLILGAVFIGQVIFRKLEHFVDKYLTEDIFILFIVGIALSYGGLALLLDLSEVLGAFLAGIILAEVRRTQNLEHVILPVRDLFLPLFFVYFGTTVAFGAGIPMAGLLIVLILWSIVAKILVGVIGGRMYGLSKKVSLRAGISLTQRGEFSVIIASLALDSIRLFSSLFILASALIGILLFQFAPKITKMIYPSTPKQMKYKVPH, from the coding sequence TTGGACGTTAACCTCCCTGTTTTATTATCTGCTGGTTTAATCCTGCTCTTATTATTCTTTGTTGGTTATATAGGCATGAAGATCCGCATCCCCGGTGTCATTCTATATATTATATTAGGAATTATTCTTGGTGGTTTCTTATCTGATAATAAATTATTGTATGTGTCTGGTGAAATCGGCATAGTCTTATTATTCTTTATGCTCGGAATGGAATTCCCATTATCACGGCTTGTTGGTATAGCCAAACGTGTGGCTCCTGCAGGTTTTCTCGACGTATTTTTAAATCTCGGTATTACCATGCTCATTTGTTATTTCTTTGGCCTCGACTGGTTGACATCATTCTTAATCGGAAGTGTAGTATACGCGACTAGCTCCTCTATCACTGCTAAGTTATTAGAAAGCTCCAAGCGAATGGCAAATACAGAGTCAGAATTCATGTTAGGATTGCTCATATTTGAAGATCTCGTGGCTCCGATTGCCGTTGCCGTCTTAGTAGGTCTCACAGCAGGTACAAGCTTAAGTGGTTTTGACTTCGCAATCATCTTTGTGAAAATTATTGGATTAATCTTAGGCGCCGTGTTTATCGGTCAGGTGATATTTAGAAAGCTTGAGCATTTTGTTGATAAGTATTTAACGGAAGATATTTTCATCCTCTTCATCGTAGGAATCGCATTATCCTATGGTGGTCTCGCATTATTATTAGACTTATCAGAAGTGTTAGGAGCATTCTTAGCTGGGATTATCTTAGCCGAGGTACGCCGCACACAGAATCTCGAACATGTCATCCTACCCGTTCGAGACCTGTTTCTACCATTGTTCTTCGTCTACTTCGGAACAACAGTAGCTTTTGGTGCAGGTATTCCTATGGCTGGCTTACTTATAGTTCTAATCCTCTGGTCTATCGTTGCGAAGATTTTAGTAGGAGTAATCGGTGGGAGAATGTATGGACTTTCGAAGAAGGTTTCATTACGTGCAGGCATTTCCCTTACACAACGTGGGGAGTTCTCGGTAATTATTGCAAGTCTAGCGTTAGATTCAATACGTCTATTTAGTAGTCTCTTCATACTTGCGTCAGCCTTAATTGGTATTCTGTTATTTCAATTCGCACCAAAGATTACTAAAATGATAT
- a CDS encoding ABC transporter ATP-binding protein, whose amino-acid sequence MENPKISIENLTHVYVTNKEANVAIENIQLAIQRGEFISLVGPSGCGKSTILSCIAGLLQPTCGSISIDNQLITKPSATVGYMLQSDYLFEWKSILKNACVGLEVMGQLTKDSIEHAKYLLDELGLGKYQHHYPSQLSGGMRQRAALVRTLVSSPEVLLLDEPFSALDYQNKLKLEDLVFDTLKKQNKTAILVTHDIAEAIAMSDKIAILDNNPGRIKEIIEIPEHIRETKPFLAREVDGFYEIFHKIWKELDQDE is encoded by the coding sequence ATGGAAAATCCAAAAATTTCAATAGAAAATTTAACCCATGTTTATGTTACGAACAAAGAAGCTAACGTAGCAATCGAAAACATTCAATTAGCAATACAAAGAGGGGAATTTATTAGCCTCGTCGGCCCTAGTGGCTGTGGGAAAAGCACGATTTTATCTTGTATCGCTGGATTACTTCAGCCTACCTGCGGCTCCATTTCAATTGACAATCAATTAATCACAAAACCATCTGCTACCGTTGGATATATGTTACAGTCCGATTATCTGTTTGAATGGAAGTCAATTCTGAAAAACGCCTGCGTCGGCTTAGAAGTAATGGGTCAATTAACGAAGGATTCCATAGAGCATGCCAAGTATCTACTAGATGAATTAGGTCTAGGTAAATATCAGCATCACTATCCTTCTCAATTATCAGGTGGCATGAGACAGCGCGCAGCCCTTGTACGCACTCTAGTATCTAGCCCTGAGGTACTTCTATTAGATGAACCATTTTCAGCCCTTGACTATCAGAATAAATTAAAACTCGAAGACCTCGTATTCGATACGTTAAAGAAACAAAATAAGACAGCCATTCTTGTGACCCACGATATTGCAGAGGCGATTGCGATGAGCGATAAGATCGCTATCCTCGATAACAATCCTGGACGAATCAAAGAAATCATCGAAATCCCTGAGCATATTCGTGAAACCAAACCTTTCCTCGCTAGAGAAGTGGACGGTTTCTATGAGATCTTCCACAAAATTTGGAAGGAGTTGGACCAAGATGAATAA
- a CDS encoding ABC transporter permease gives MNNVCSSGPIEPKKIHAAHVKNLRIEKIKVFLVQISILIGFFVSWEIASSNRWINPLIFSYPSKIFDLFLVKIADGSLLPHISMTLMETVIGFLLGTILGTVLATIIWWSPFLNRVLEPYLVVLNSMPKVALGPLFIVSLGPGFFSIMAMALAITIIITTIVVYTNFKEVNPNYIKVIQTFGGSKKDIYSKVILPASVPTIVSTLKVNVGLAWVGVIVGEFLVAKQGLGYLIIYGFQVFNFTLVMMSLLIIACIATLMYQGVHRLEKWIMKGRS, from the coding sequence ATGAATAATGTCTGCAGTTCAGGGCCCATAGAGCCAAAAAAGATCCATGCGGCACATGTGAAGAACCTACGTATCGAGAAAATCAAAGTATTCCTTGTACAAATATCGATTCTGATTGGTTTCTTCGTATCTTGGGAAATCGCGTCTTCGAACCGTTGGATCAACCCGTTAATCTTTAGTTACCCTTCAAAAATATTCGATCTATTCTTAGTGAAAATTGCTGATGGCTCCCTGCTTCCTCATATCTCTATGACGTTAATGGAGACCGTGATAGGCTTTTTACTGGGAACCATATTAGGAACAGTCCTAGCCACGATTATATGGTGGTCGCCATTCCTCAATCGTGTGTTAGAACCGTATTTAGTCGTACTAAACAGTATGCCGAAGGTAGCCTTAGGACCACTTTTCATCGTCAGCCTTGGTCCTGGATTCTTTTCAATTATGGCTATGGCGTTGGCGATTACCATCATTATCACAACGATTGTAGTCTATACGAACTTCAAAGAAGTAAATCCTAACTATATAAAGGTAATTCAAACCTTTGGAGGATCCAAGAAAGACATTTATTCCAAAGTTATCTTGCCGGCATCTGTGCCTACCATTGTATCTACTTTGAAAGTCAATGTTGGTCTGGCATGGGTTGGGGTTATTGTAGGAGAGTTTTTAGTTGCAAAACAGGGTCTGGGTTATTTGATCATATATGGTTTCCAGGTATTTAATTTCACCTTAGTGATGATGAGTCTACTCATCATCGCTTGTATCGCGACTTTGATGTATCAAGGGGTACATCGCTTAGAGAAATGGATTATGAAAGGTAGGTCGTAA
- a CDS encoding lytic transglycosylase domain-containing protein — MRIYTSLRNALAIIHKRDWLWIACFNAIVVVTLIILSFVLYDGLVEGEYQMNDTADIEEKQYMDSQLMRDIQVKTGLNQEISRKIIEQAEQYEHLSVELILSVMLIESTYQADAVSGAGAIGIMQVMPNTGQWLAEKLGKSFQAELLFDPIYNMELGCFYLNDLMERYGDLHTALTAYNRGETGMEQYRQMHERTISSYSLNVIQQLNNAEKR; from the coding sequence ATGCGTATTTACACATCTTTACGAAATGCATTAGCCATCATTCACAAGCGTGACTGGCTATGGATTGCTTGCTTTAATGCAATTGTAGTAGTAACTCTTATCATCTTATCGTTTGTGCTGTATGATGGTCTGGTTGAAGGTGAGTATCAGATGAATGATACAGCCGATATAGAGGAAAAGCAGTACATGGATTCCCAGTTGATGCGGGACATTCAAGTGAAGACGGGCTTGAACCAAGAAATCAGCCGAAAAATTATAGAACAAGCGGAACAGTACGAACATCTCTCCGTAGAACTTATACTTTCAGTGATGCTCATCGAAAGTACATACCAAGCTGACGCAGTCAGCGGTGCTGGTGCCATTGGCATTATGCAAGTCATGCCAAATACCGGACAATGGTTAGCGGAGAAGCTAGGCAAGTCATTCCAAGCAGAATTATTATTTGATCCAATCTATAATATGGAGCTTGGATGCTTTTATTTAAACGATTTAATGGAACGGTATGGCGATTTGCATACGGCACTCACAGCCTATAATCGTGGCGAGACAGGTATGGAGCAGTATCGGCAAATGCATGAACGAACAATATCGAGCTATAGTTTAAATGTCATACAGCAACTAAACAACGCGGAGAAAAGGTAG
- a CDS encoding ABC transporter substrate-binding protein, whose translation MRKMQLCLIILLTVSLVFTGCGKSSTELQTVQVAEVTRSIFYAPQYVAVSEGFFAEEGLDVQITTAWGGDKTMTTLLSGGADIALVGSETSIYVYQQGTDDIVVNFAQLTQTDGTFLVARTPQPNFKWDDLKGSVFLGQRKGGMPQMVGEFVLKKHGIHPQQDLELIQNIDFGNIPNAFAGGTGEYVQLFEPQASIFEKEGIGHVIASFGAESGNIPYTSFMAKDSYIQKNKEVVQKFTNALYKAQKWVYEQPADVVAKSIAPFFEDTDLSLITSVVERYKAQQSYDTNPILDEAEWILLQDIIDEAGELQKRAEYSKLVDTSFAQKAMKK comes from the coding sequence ATGAGAAAAATGCAGCTTTGCCTTATCATTTTATTGACCGTATCTTTAGTTTTTACTGGCTGTGGCAAATCCTCGACTGAACTCCAGACTGTCCAGGTAGCTGAGGTTACACGTTCAATTTTTTATGCACCGCAGTACGTAGCAGTTTCTGAAGGGTTTTTTGCGGAGGAAGGATTGGATGTGCAGATCACTACCGCTTGGGGTGGCGACAAAACCATGACCACTTTACTTTCCGGTGGCGCTGACATTGCCCTTGTAGGAAGTGAAACGAGTATTTATGTGTATCAGCAGGGGACAGATGACATCGTTGTGAATTTCGCACAGCTCACCCAAACTGACGGCACTTTCCTAGTCGCAAGAACGCCACAGCCAAATTTCAAGTGGGATGATTTAAAGGGTAGTGTATTCTTAGGGCAACGCAAGGGCGGAATGCCTCAAATGGTAGGAGAGTTCGTGTTAAAGAAACACGGGATTCACCCACAGCAAGACCTAGAGCTAATTCAGAATATCGACTTCGGGAATATCCCTAACGCTTTCGCTGGTGGCACTGGGGAGTATGTACAGCTATTTGAGCCACAGGCTTCTATCTTTGAAAAAGAAGGAATTGGTCATGTCATTGCCTCCTTTGGTGCGGAAAGTGGGAACATCCCTTACACGTCCTTCATGGCCAAAGACAGCTATATCCAAAAGAATAAAGAAGTAGTCCAAAAGTTTACGAACGCATTATACAAAGCACAAAAGTGGGTCTATGAGCAACCAGCAGATGTAGTTGCAAAATCAATTGCTCCATTCTTCGAAGATACTGATTTATCACTTATAACTTCTGTCGTGGAGCGGTATAAGGCACAACAGTCTTATGATACAAACCCAATTCTTGATGAAGCTGAATGGATTCTCTTACAAGATATCATTGACGAAGCTGGTGAATTACAAAAACGCGCCGAATACTCTAAGCTAGTTGACACAAGTTTCGCACAAAAAGCTATGAAAAAGTGA